The following proteins are co-located in the Heliorestis convoluta genome:
- the msrA gene encoding peptide-methionine (S)-S-oxide reductase MsrA, with translation MTNHNIEKATFAGGCFWCMVAPFEQLKGLIKIESGYTGGHVENPSYEEVCSEETGHYEAVQLTYNREELSYEELLELFWQQIDPTDNSGQFFDRGDSYRTAIFYHNEMQKEKALASKEALARSKRFQDPIATPILPASTFYSAEEYHQDFHKKNPRRYQFYRMGSGRDRFLQKYWPEKKEK, from the coding sequence TTGACAAATCACAACATAGAAAAAGCGACTTTTGCTGGCGGTTGTTTTTGGTGTATGGTTGCCCCTTTTGAGCAACTCAAAGGTCTTATCAAGATAGAGTCAGGCTATACAGGAGGCCATGTAGAGAATCCTTCTTATGAAGAGGTTTGCTCAGAGGAAACAGGTCACTACGAAGCTGTTCAATTGACCTACAATCGGGAGGAGCTTTCTTATGAAGAACTCCTTGAGCTCTTCTGGCAGCAAATTGATCCGACCGATAATAGCGGTCAATTCTTTGATCGTGGTGATTCCTATCGAACGGCTATTTTCTACCACAATGAGATGCAAAAGGAAAAAGCTCTGGCTTCCAAAGAGGCCCTCGCTAGAAGCAAGCGTTTTCAAGATCCCATTGCAACGCCCATTTTACCTGCTAGTACCTTCTATTCAGCTGAAGAATATCACCAGGATTTTCATAAAAAGAACCCTAGACGATATCAATTTTATCGCATGGGATCGGGTCGCGATCGTTTTCTCCAAAAATACTGGCCAGAAAAGAAGGAGAAGTAA
- a CDS encoding 4Fe-4S dicluster domain-containing protein, whose amino-acid sequence MVTVTEVVQKREREQEQESSYYRIEEDCIGCKFCLNICTWDALDAYGREEKVFQIDGQLCPGCGCCAACCPVDAIRKG is encoded by the coding sequence ATGGTTACGGTAACGGAAGTGGTTCAAAAGCGAGAGCGAGAGCAAGAGCAAGAGTCTTCTTACTATCGGATTGAAGAAGACTGTATCGGTTGCAAATTCTGTCTCAACATTTGCACATGGGACGCTCTTGATGCCTATGGGAGAGAAGAGAAAGTATTTCAAATTGATGGGCAGCTTTGTCCTGGTTGTGGATGCTGTGCTGCTTGCTGTCCTGTTGATGCCATTCGCAAAGGATAA